The sequence GACAATATACTATGGGGCAAGTAATGGAGGTACAGTACAAGCGTAAACAAACCGAACTTCAACTAAAGGCATTAAAATCTCAGCTAAGTCCCCATTTTCTTTTTAACAGCCTTAATACATTATCTTCTTTATTCCAAAAGGATATAAAAAAAGCTGATATTTTTATAAGGTCCTTGGCAAAGTCTTATCAATATACCTTAAAGGCGTATAAAGAAGTATTGGTTACTGTAGAAGATGAATTAGCATTTGTAAACTCTTATTGTTTTTTGGCACAAACACGTTTTGGAGATTACCTTTCTTTGGACCTACAATTGACGGATAAGGAACTTAAAAGTAGAATTCCACCATTAACACTTCAGATGTTGGTGGAGAATGCTGTGAAGCATAATATCATCAACAATAAAAATCAATTAAAAGTTCAAATAAAACCAAGCAATGGCTTTTTGGAAGTATCCAATAATAAAACGGCAAAACGCCCAGAAACAAAATCTTTAAAAATAGGTCTCAAAAATATTGTTTCCCGGTATGAATTGCTGGCGGATAAACAGGTGAAAATAGTTGATGAGGAAAAATTTACCGTAAAACTGCCCATGCTAACATGAAAAAACTGTTTATTCATAAACCGCTTTTTAGACTGTTGAGCCCTTTGTTCAGTGGCACTTTAGTGTACCTTCTTATTTTGCTCATCAATAACACAATTGATGAACTAGGTGCTAATTTTTTTGGCCAGGAACTTTATGTGTGTATTGGCCTTGCTTATTTAATTCAGGAATATGCGCGTATTTCAATTATAATCTTCAAACGACTTAAAAGGCCATCTTCATTTTTGGTCAAAACCATCCTGCAGATCATAAGTACAATTATCATCAATATAGTTTTGGTTTCCTTGGCCATGTATCTTTATTTTATCAAGGTGCTGTACTACACCCCAAACAGCAATGAGTTAATGATTTTTAATAGCATTTTCTCTGTGATTGCTTTGATTTATGTCTTGTTATATGTGAGTCATCAGTTTCTGTATATGGTCAACACAGAAAAATTGGAAAAAGAAGAATGGGCAAGGCAGGAAGTTGAGGAAGACTTTACAGATTTTAAGCGAGGGATAAACCCAGAATTGCTTTTTGAAAGCCTGGAAGCAATTTTGGTGGTTATGAAAGAAGACCCTGATAGAGCGGAACAGATTACGGATCGTTTTGCGATGGTCTACAGGTATTTATTGTCCAAAAAGAAAGACGAGCTGGTTCCTATATCAGAAGAACTAAAAACTTTGGAAGAATTACTTCAACTATTTTCAGAACTGCCATATAGAAAAATGCAATTGGGAAAAGTAACAACAAGTGAGACTTTAGTGGTGCCTGGAAGCTTATTGCGTATTGCTGAAAGGGTGATGCGTACTACGATTCCATCAGAAACAAAGAAAATAAGCATTGATATTTTAGAATTTGGGAGTGAGTTAAATATTCAATATAAACATGAAGAAAGAATAGATAAATTATTAACTATCAATAGTTTAAAATATATTCAAAGAGATTATGGATATTATGCTTCCGAATCTGTCAAAGTAATTCATGACGACGTTTTTAAAACCGTATATCTTCCTAAATTGAACCTAGAATGAAGATTGTAATCATTGAAGATGAACCTTTAGCATCAGAAAAATTAGAGCGCTATCTTCTAAAATATAGCGAGAAGGTTGAGGTCCTCAGCATATTGCCTTCTTTAGAACTAGCTATCCCGTGGATTACGGCGCATCAATCTAAAGTTGATTTGTTTTTTATGGACGTGCAATTGACAGATGGCCTCAGTTTCGAGATTTTTTCCAAAATACCAGTACAAAAGCCAGTAATCTTCACTACTGCCTTTGATGAGTTTGCCATAGACGCATTCAAGGTGAACAGTATTGATTATTTATTAAAACCAATTATGTTCACTGATCTTTCAAGGGCTTTGCAGAAACTAAAATCATTTAAAGAACAGTTCTCAAATCCCTTGGAGTTGGCTCCGGTAATTCAAAAGCTACAAGAAAAAAAGTATAAGGACAGGTTTTTGGTTAGAATGGGTAATCACATTAATTCGGTACAGAGTAATTCAATAAATGCCTTTTTTGCAGAAGGGAGGGATGCCTATCTAATTACTGAGAAAGGAAAAAAGTACATCATTGAATATAAATTAGAAGCATTGGAAAAGTTGTTGGACCCAAAACTTTTTTTTCGTGTGAATAGAACCTTTATCGTTAACATCAACGCCATTACAGATGTTACTGTTTATGCCAACCGAAGGTTAAAACTTGTCTTAAGCTCAAAACTGGATAAAGAAGTTATTATTAGTAGAGAAAAGGTAGCTGATTTTAAAAAATGGTTTGAAGGACTGGCTTAAGGTTGATTGGTTTTTTCTTTTAGTTCTTTTAATGCCCGATTCAAACTTCTCGTGGTGACTCCTATATAATTTGAAATATCCTTTTTGGAGATTACCTCTGTAAACTCTGGGAAAATCTTTTTTAATCTTATGATATTGTCTTCAATAGGGTAGGAATGCTGGTACGAATGTCTTGGGGCTTTATATCTAATCTTATCCGCAAGAGCTTTCATGACCAATCTATTAAAGTGATTGTCCGTTTCTAACAATGCATTAAAACGAGTATGGGAAATGGAAAGAACCTTCAGTTGTGTTATGGCCTCTACAGAACATATGGTGTATTTTTTACTGAATACTTCTAATTCCCCAAATTCCATTCCCTCACCCAAGAATTCCTGAATAAATTCCTTTCCATTTTCATCAGAAATATAGCACTTACTGATTCCTTCCGTAATAAAATAGACTTTGTTGTACCTTCTGTCTTGTTCTATTATTCTATGCTTGGGGCCAAATTCTTCTTCACTTATATCATGTTTGCCAGCATCATATAGCTTTTTCACATAGGTAGCTAATTCCGGATTTATTCTAATCATTTTTTTAATGGGACAAATGTCCTTTTTAGTGCTGCGAAGAAGTAATTTCTTTGCCCTTAAAGTTACGGAATACGATTTGCGATGGCAACCAGAAGAAACAAAATTACACTTTCAAAACAGGGAATGTATACCCCAAAATTTATTCTTATTTGTTTGAGTTCACTTTTCTTTTCAGCAAGTTATAACATGTTGATTCCCGAACTTCCTTCTTATTTAAGCAGTTTGGGAGGGGCTAAGTATATTGGTCTTATTATAGCCCTCTTTACACTTACTGCGGGAATATCAAGACCTTTTAGTGGAAAGCTTACGGATACCATAGGCCGAAAGCCCGTCATGGTTTTTGGGGCTATGGTATGTTTGGTTTGTGGGTGTTTTTATCCCATTCTAACTACGGTGTATGGGTTTTTGCTGTTACGTTTGTTTCATGGTTTTTCCACAGGATTTACACCAACCGCAGCGTCAACTTTTGTTTCAGATGTTGTTCCAAGAGAAAGACTGGGAGAGGCCATGGGTATTCAAGGAATAGCCTTTAGTACCGGTCTGGCGTTGGGTCCTGCCTTGGGAAGTTATATTAAACTGTATTTTTCCTATTCGGTATTATTTTATAGTTCTTCTGCAATGGCTTTTTTAGCATTGTTACTGATAATCAATTTAAAAGAAACATTATCCCAGAAACAACGTTTTCGATTAGGGTTGTTAAAGATATCCAAGAACGATATTATAGCACTGGAGGCATTGCCACCGGCCATAATCACCTTTTTATCGTATGTAGGTTTTGGAGTGATTCTTACCCTTATACCCGATTGGACCGAAGCAGTTGGTTTTGTGAACAAAGGAGTGTTTTTTATTGTGTTCACGATATCATCACTTTTAGCACGATTTATTGCTGGAAGGCTCTCCGATAGTTATGGAAGGATAAAAGTAATTGTTGTTGGTCTTGTATTGCTTTTGATTGCTTTGGTCCTTATAGGTTATTTAAACACGCAATCTGGATTATTGATTGGTGCTTCAATATATGGTCTTGCCATGGGCATAATTTCACCTGCAATAAATGCATGGACAATAGATTTGAGTTTGCCAGAACAAAAAGGCAAGGCCATGGCCACTATGTATATTGCCCTAGAAGCAGGAATAGGCCTAGGGGCCTTATGTTCGGGATGGTATTATCAAGAGATGATTTCACGAATTCCTTTCATAATGTATTGCTGTGCGAGCTTAGCATTTATAGGAATTGGCTATATTATTGTGATAAAAAGAAATATTATCACGAATTATTAAAAAATCAGGGTTTTCAACGCTGTCATTTATTATCTTTAACCGATTTTATATTAATCATTTTAAAATTCAATTCCAGGAGTATTATTTATGGCTAAATCGCAACAGACGTATAACAAATCAGAAAGAGAGAAAAAACGCTTAAAGAAAAAAGAAGAGAAGCAAAAAAAGAAAGAAGCTAGAAAAGCCGAAGCTAAAGAAAGCGGCAAGACTGGTATTCAGTTTGCGTATGTAGATCATAACGGTAACCTTACCGACACTCCACCAGATCCTTCACAAAAAATGGCTGTTGAAGCCGAAAGTATTACACTTGGTATTCCTAAAAAAGAAGAGGGTGATGAAGAAGAATTTGATCCTGTAAGAAATGGAAAAGTTTCATTTTTTGATACTTCAAAAGGATTCGGGTTTATTATTGATACAGAGAACCAAGAAAAATATTTCTGTCATGTTAGTGGTTTAATTGATGAAATCGCTGAGAATGATAAAGTGTCTTTTGAACTTGAAAGAGGTATGAAGGGTATGAATGCCGTTCGTGTGAAGAAAATATAATACCCATTTACATTGCCTAAATTCAAGACTTTTTAGCAATTGTAAAAAGTTTGTAGATTCACTTTGTATTATTCTGTGGAATAAAGTCATCATCTATTAGAATTGTTTTTTCCGATGTATCTGTGAGTTTAATGTCTTTCACTTCTCCGGCACCCAAAAAACGATAGCGAATACCAGCTATGTCTCCAATAGACTCATTATAGGTTTTTGAAAACACCTTTTTGTTTTCCGCAAAAACAGTAAGATGTTTTTCCCTCACCTGAATTTTAATATTTCTGAATGTAGCCAATGCTATGCCAAGGTCAGAGAGGTCATGCTCTTTACCGTTTAGGTAGGTTTCGCTCAACATTACTCCCATTTCTGAAGCGCAACCTGGTATGGAGAAAGGGATGATCAATGAACTTTTTGTACCCATAATTACAATAGATGCATGCTGACAAACAGCCCATTTATCTTTATATACATTTTTTATAGTGGTGCTGAGTATAAAATTGTCACCAGAGACTTTTTCAAAATTTTTGACATAATGGAATGATGAAACAAGAGGCTTCTCACTTTTCACTATTTCATCAATAACGTTAGGGGGGAGCGATAGTTTGTTTGAAATTTGGCGAACTTCCTTTATGTATTTTGGAATAGGTTCATAATTAACTGTGCCTAACCAACCATTGCTTTTTATGAATAAGTCATGCTGCTTTATTTTTTTTCCATCAATAAGCAGTTTTGCTCTAAAATATCCTGGATAATAATAAATGCCTGTTGCCTGTTTTTGTTCTGGTTTTATCTTAATCGTTTTTGTCCGGTCCCAAAACTGTTGAATGTAGATACTGTCTGATTTTATATCATATAAATCAAAATCAAAAACAACAGAATTTGGAATACCTTGGACAATGGGATGACTCGAAAACTTTATTAGAGAAGAATCAATTGTAGCATTGTTATTTCCAATTCCAATCATTGAGAACAATGAAATAAACACAAGGGTCAGTGCGGATGCCGATACTACAATGATTCTAGCATTAGGCGTAATTTTACGTTCTATCCATGACGGGTTTTTGCTATTTGCCTTATTTTTAAAGTCACGCCAGTTAAGGTACCCTGCAAATTGTGATAGTGTATTTAATGTACTTATGCTTGGTGCATTTTTATAATTGACTCTTCCCCAAACCCGTTTTAGCGTAGTTGGACTTAAAAGTACATGGGTCTCTTTCTCAATAGTTTCACTTAATTCTATAAACACTTGGTTATGCCATTGAGCAGCATTTCCCCAGCCTAGCTTTTCCTCGATTTGGCGTAAGCATGTCTTAACAAGTTTATGTTCTGGATATAGTTTCATTTGTTGGTGCAAACATCTTTAAAATAAACGTAATTGTCCAATAATGCCCCATATTGAACGAACTTGTTTCACATTTTTCATGTTAATATTCGAGCTTCGTCCTATCAAACAAGAATGCAATGAAAACAAAAGCCACAATATTTTTCAATCTATTGCTAACAGTTTTTTGTGTACAAACAATTTTTTCCCAGAATACTATTCCATTGGACACTTTACATTGGAAAATTGAAGCAAAAGCCTATGTACTGGAAACTTATGAAGGGCAACCTTCAGTTTATCTTCAAGCTGGGTCGCTGATTCTAAAAGATGAAAGTTTTTTAAATGGTACCATAGAGTATGATATTTATCTAAAAGAAGCGCAAGCGTTTCCTGGTGTATATTTTAGGATAAATGATGCTGATGCAGAACATTTCTATATCAGGCCCCATCAATCCGGTAATCCAGATGCAAATCAAGCTGCACCTTTAATCAAAGGAATATCACCTTGGCAGCTTTATTTTGGACCAAAATATTCTTTTCCTTATCACTATAAATATGATGATTGGACCCATGTGAAACTGGTTGTTAACGATGATAGGGCACAGGTATATTTAGATTGTTCAGAAAAACCCCATCTTTCTTGGAACCTTTTTCATGAAGCCAAAGAAGGGGGGATATCATTTAGTGGCGGTAATGCTAAAGGAATGTATATTGCCAATATTGTTGTAGATAAAGAAAAAGATGTTATTGAGAACTTTGAACCTATTGAAAGAAGGCCTATAACCGGGTTGGTTCAGAGTTGGGAGATATCAGACAAGTTTGAAGAAAAATTATTGGCTGACCACACAAAACTAAGACCAATCATAGAATCAAGAACATGGGGCAAAAAGGTGACCATAGAGGAAGGAACAGCTGCAAACATATCAAGACAAGTTAAATTGCGTGATGGAAAGCCGGGAAATACGGTTTTTGCAAAAATCATAATTAACTCCGATACACCTCAAATAAAACTGTTTGAATTTGGCTATAGTGATAGGGTCGTAGCTATTTTAAATGGCCAGCCTATTTATAAAGGCACCAACAGATGGCGCTCCAGGGATTATCGTTATTTGGGAACCATAGGCCTTTTTGATGCTATATATCTCAATCTTAAAAAAGGTAAAAACACACTTCTAATGGCTGTTTCTGAAGATTTTGGTGGTTGGTTGGTGACAGGTAGGTTTGGGGATTATTCTGGGATTAAAATCAAAACGAATTAATGCCCTTGTACGTCAATTCAAAATATCAAAGCGATGGGTATATTTTACTGTGAATATCTGATTGTTCAAAGCGTCTAAATCATCATCATCTTTTACAATATTAAATACTACAAATAAACCTGTATTGGCGTTTTGCAGCCACCCAAAACGAGCATTTACAGCAGTGATACTTGAAACATTGTTTCGCTGTATCAAGCTTTGTACAAACATTCTTGGCGTAAAGGAGTAAGAGAGTCGCAGACCACCCACCAATGCAGTCAAATTTCCAGTTTCTAGTTGAATATCGCTATGGCTAAAAGTGAGTGATGAGTTAAAACGATCACCAATCCTATAATTGGCAGTACCACTATTGGTAATACGGTCACCATTAAAATAACCACCAATAATAGTTCTTAAGTTCATAGAGAATGCATTGTTGGCATTAGTGATTAAAACAAATTGCAATTCTTCATTCTTATATTCTCCTATTGGGACAGTGACATCTGAGATGTTAAAAGATTCTAAGACCCTTTCGGTCGTAAAGTTGATGCCTGTATGGATTTCAAAACCACTTTTAAATTCCCAATGGTTGTCCACATGAAGGAAACCAGTTATTAATTCATCATCAAAATTCCAATATCCACGGTATGAAACATGCGGGCGTATCTCAAGAAGATTCCCCATGTTTTTCACCCTATGCGCTTTTAAAATGAGAAATTCAGGTTTTTTAAAGGCAGTGCGCTGTAAAAACCCCACTTCTGGGTTAAAACCAGCACCAACTTCCGTATAGCCAGCTCGTAAATCCCATCCATTCCAATTGTAGTTTCCCAAAAATTTAAATGCATGATCTTTATCTTCAATACCCGGAGTTGTACTTTTGGCAACGAAGCCAGTGACCTCTGCTTTGTTTCCTATTCCCCAGGTGCCATCCATTGCGTATACACGATTGTAATCATCTTCCATACTCCCTAAACCAGCTCTATTGATAAATATACCACCTAAGGAAGATCGAGTTCCTTGAAAATCATGATTTACCCGAGCTACGGAAAAATTGTTTTGATCAATACCAGCCTCATCAACATCATCAGTAAACATACTAAGGAAACCCACATTGGTTTGTCCAACTTTACCTGAAAGTCTGGCTCCGCCTATGATGGGGACTAAATCCCCATTGTCACCAATACCAATACGACGACTAAAGAACAGATCTACTTCACCCGGACTACCAACACTAAACTGTCCTGCGTTTTCTAAGAAAAAGGCCCTTTTTTCGGGAAAAAAGAGATTGAACCTATCCAAATTCACCTGTTGATCATCTACTTCCACCTGAGCAAAATCGGTATTGTATGTTAGATCTAAAGTAAGACTGGGCGTAACACTGTATTTTATGTCCGCTCCCAATTCAAAATTTGTATCTGTTTCACTCGGAGAGACGGCACTGTTGTTGACTACTTGGGTCAATGCATATGGAATAAGCTTTAAATTACCGGGATTTCTAAGGTTCAGTCCAGTAAGTTTTCCAGCAAGAGATAATCGTTTCATATCAAAACCTAAAGGCAATGAGGTCCAATATGCGGTCTCGGTATTTTTGCTAATGTTTCTTCTAAAATTAAGCCCCCACGTCTTGTCCTTCCCAGCAGCAAATCGTAACGACCTAAATGGAATGGCAAACTCTGCGCTCCATCCATATTCTCCTAATTGAGATCTGACCTTCCACGTGGCATCCCAATTTAAGTTGGTGCCACCAATGACACCTCCCTGTTGTCTGTTGGTATTAAAACTTCCCTTCCCTTCATTATCAATCTGTGCGTCATATTCCATGCCCTGCGCATTGGTGCCAAAAAGAAACCCATTTTGTCTGTCGTTATAGGTGTCAATGATAAATAGGAAACTGTCTTCGTCATTTAAATCTGCATCTCTACGCGAGTCAGAAACGACTATGTTTTTGGCATCCTTATCATAACAAATTACCGAAACGTAAAATGTAGTATTGGTATACGCCATTCTTATTACGGTTTTTTCCGAAACTGCCTGTCCATAGTTGGGACGCAGCTGAATAAGGTTTTCAATGGCTGGGACAGTCTGCCAAATAGGATCGTTTATTACGTTACCATCAATGTCAAAATCTTGTGGTAATTCAGTGGCTCGGTATTCTGGCCTATTTTTAATGGAGTCTTGCAGTTGAACTTGTTGTGAGTGAACGGTGTGTAGGGTGAAAAAAGTGAAAAGCACAAAGGCTTTACAAAACAGTACTTTCATAAAAATTGGTCTGGTTTGAAGGTTAAATATACTGTTTAAATAGGAATTTTTTATAGGATTATGTACTTTGTATTAGGATTATATTTTGCTGATTATGAAGACATTTGGAAAATATATTTGGAGTATGCTCATTATAGTTGTTGCTGGGTGTGCATCCAATCCAAAACCTTCAGCAACAGCTCAAGAAATTGAAGTATTGAACAATCTTGTTTCAGGAAGATCTTTTGAAATTAAAGCTAACTGGGCCAATCCATTGGCAACCGGCAGTATAAACAGTATTGCAAATGCAGGTTTGTTGCCTAACGGAAGTACGGCAAATAGAATTGATTTATCTGGAAGTGCAAGTTATTTAAAAGTTATTGGGGACAAAGTGGAAGCTAACCTTCCTTATTTTGGTGAAAGGCAAATGGGAGGAACATATAACAGTAATAATACCGGGATTCAATTTGAAGGCGTTCCCAAGAGCTTTGAGATTGTACCTAATCAAAAGACTAGAGGATATACCATGCGGTTTACAATAAGTTCAGCTACGGAAACGTACCAGGTGATGGCAGAGTTAACACCTTCGCTATCTAGTAACTTGAATATTAACAGTACCCACAGAACTGCAATTTGGTATACTGGTAGGGTAGAACAGTATGACAAGGAATAAATCTTCTACCAAGAAATTGGTTTAAAGGATTGACCAATTTTCAATTTTTTTCCAGAGGAGAGCACTATATATTCATCACGTTTATCTTTTTCTTTTGCTATGATTTGGCTTTTGTTTACAATATACTTTCTGTGGATCCTCACAAAATCAGGGTGCAGTTGTTCTGCCAATACCCCTATACGGTCTCGCTTAATAAAAGTGCCCGCTTCCGAATAAAAATTCAAATAATGCCCTTCAGCTTCAATCCATTCAATTAATTCAAGACCAATGGTCATTAGCTTTCTTCCTTTGTAAACCTGTATGATTTTTGTCTTGTTTTTAATGTTGTAGACGTAGACTGCGGAAGCTGCAATCAGTAATAAATGATATAGTGCTTCACGGCCAAAATAGTATCGGGCATATTCAGAATCTATAAAAGAATCGAAGTATCCAAACGCATGTAAAATGACATTGGATAAAAGGTAGAAAACAATAAGACTTAAAATGGTTGCAGCGGAAACAAGTAACCAAAACCATTTTGCATATCGTTTTTTAATTTCTTTCTGGAGCCTGAGCGTTAGGATTATAAAGGGGATAAAAAGAAGAACTGAAACACAGAGATACACTATCGACACCCAAACACTATAACTGGAATGATTGCTGTAGCGAATCATATTTTGAATCAGGGTAATGATAAAAATAACAACCAGCAGAATTATAGATAGAAAATAAAAACGCTTTTCACTCTGAATTACCCGCATGTTTAAAAAATTTCGGTGCTAAGAAGATACATAAAATTATAAGACCTTTTCTTGGACTTTACCGTTCTTAACAGTCTTATACTATCCAAAAACTCCTTTGAACATTTTTTCGGTTAAGCCTTTAGATTGGAACCATTCAACAAGTTCGGTTCTTTTTCCAACCTCTGCATGATGCAGTAAAGTAAAACCATGTGGTCCATAGGAATTGAGTAAATATGGATAATCTGTGACTATTTTTTTTATAAAATCATCATACCCCAAAAAAGCATAATTGAAAATATCCAATCTAGCGCCTTTACTTACCAAATAGTCTACAATATCTCTTCTGCCCATATGAGAGGCTCCACCTACTGCCGTTTCAAAGTCCCCTTTTTTAAATTGACTGGTGCAATTGAGCAATAGGGGATATTTCTCAAGGATTTTCTTTGTTTCATCAAAGCTTTTATGTGCAGCCAGTACGAATTCAAGAATTAATTCTCCACTAAAAACAGCTTCTTGACTTGTTGATTCCTTTGCTATAAGTGCGCCCGGTGCTAGTACCATGGTACCTCCAAGGAATAGGTTTTGCTTAAGAAATTTTTTTCTGTCCATTTTCATGATATTTAGATGAACACAAATGACATAGTATTTATAGTGTTCTGCACTGTTGAGAGCTGTTTTGTCCCAAAATTGCGGCCAGCTGTCTTGAAAAAACATTCTTTTGAGAAAATTTTGTTGCGCGAAACAGATTGTACCCATGCTTAAAGAGATGTTTTAATTGGAATATGAGCAGAATTTTTTACTTACTTTCGGGTAAGTAAAAGCGATTAATAAGACTAAATCATTGATGAAAAAAACCTGCAACAATTCATAGAAGAAAATTTATAAAACAACATTTTCTAATATTGACCAAACCGGATTACAGTACTTTTATTTAGAACAGGGAGGGAATTTTGCCCAAAATTCCATTCAGAACACAACAGATAGTGCATCTTGCTGCATTTAAAAGAACATTTCTGAAATTACCCTAACTTTATTGCCGCAAAGTATTATACCTAGACCAGAAAGATTTTGAACCATAATAAAAACACCAACATGCTTAAAAGATTTTCATTTTTGTTAGCACTATCTCTATTTGTTTTCTCTTGTAATGGGAAGAAAGGAGAATCAAAAGAAACCATAGCGGAAGATGCGGAAGAGCTTGAGCAAGCGGAAACTACTTTGCCTTTACAAAGTTTAAACCTTCCCGATGGTTTTAAAATAGAGGTGTTCGCCGAAGGAATTGATGGAGCACGGTCAATGGCTATGGGAGATAATGGAACACTTTTCGTAGGCACACGGAATGAAAAAACCGTCTATGCGCTTCAAGATTTAGATGGAGATTTTAAAGCTGAAAAAATAATGGTTTTGGATTCTACATTAGAAGTTCCAAACGGTCTGGCCTTTAAAGATGGAGCTTTGTATGTTGCTGAAGTAGGCAGACTTTTAAAGTATTCAAATATAGAACAAGAACTTTCCAGTTCACCGCAACCAGAAGTAATTTATGATGACTACCCAACGGAATTTCATCATGGATGGAAATACATTGCCTTTGGCCCAGATGGAAAACTATATGTTCCAGTCGGTGCACCTTGCAATATATGTGAGCGTTCTAGTGAAGATGAACGTTATGCTACCATTACAAGAATGGATCCAGATGGCAGCAATAGAGAGATTTACGCCAAAGGAGTAAGAAATACGGTTGGTTTTACGTGGCATCCAGAAACAGGGGAGTTATGGTTTACGGACAATGGTAGAGATATGTTGGGAGACGATATTCCACCATGCGAATTAAATCGTGTTACTGAAGCTGGTCAGCATTTTGGATATCCTTATTGCCATGGGGGTACTGTAAAAGATCCTGAGTTTGGTGATGAATTCCCTTGCTCTGATTTTGTTTCACCTGTGCAGGCTATGGGAGCTCATGTGGCACCTTTGGGAGTTAAGTTCTATACTGGAAATATGTTCCCAGAAGAATATAAAGGCCATGCCTTTATAGCCGAACACGGATCATGGAACCGTTCTTCTAAAGTGGGATATAAGATTTCATTGGTAAAATTGGAAAACAATGAAGCCGTGAGCTATGAAACGTTTATTGATGGATGGCTTAACGATGAAGAACAAGAAGCATTTGGCAGACCCGTTGATGTTTTGTTCTTAAAAGATGGTTCTATGTTAATTTCTGATGATTTTGGAGATGCCATTTATAGAGTTTCATATAATGACACACAACTTGCCCAGC is a genomic window of Flagellimonas sp. CMM7 containing:
- a CDS encoding sensor histidine kinase → MGRNLFLIILGFIVGALFYSFHNFSGEPSFWELVLNGVLGIAISYVFHFCNLFLNKTIRWKQQTGLRLLVGIVMHLTLGLGIIFLGLKGYEMLYHEYSFFSEEGNKVLLKIGILLFCTVLIYNIIYLVFYSYRQYTMGQVMEVQYKRKQTELQLKALKSQLSPHFLFNSLNTLSSLFQKDIKKADIFIRSLAKSYQYTLKAYKEVLVTVEDELAFVNSYCFLAQTRFGDYLSLDLQLTDKELKSRIPPLTLQMLVENAVKHNIINNKNQLKVQIKPSNGFLEVSNNKTAKRPETKSLKIGLKNIVSRYELLADKQVKIVDEEKFTVKLPMLT
- a CDS encoding histidine kinase, whose product is MKKLFIHKPLFRLLSPLFSGTLVYLLILLINNTIDELGANFFGQELYVCIGLAYLIQEYARISIIIFKRLKRPSSFLVKTILQIISTIIINIVLVSLAMYLYFIKVLYYTPNSNELMIFNSIFSVIALIYVLLYVSHQFLYMVNTEKLEKEEWARQEVEEDFTDFKRGINPELLFESLEAILVVMKEDPDRAEQITDRFAMVYRYLLSKKKDELVPISEELKTLEELLQLFSELPYRKMQLGKVTTSETLVVPGSLLRIAERVMRTTIPSETKKISIDILEFGSELNIQYKHEERIDKLLTINSLKYIQRDYGYYASESVKVIHDDVFKTVYLPKLNLE
- a CDS encoding LytTR family DNA-binding domain-containing protein, whose product is MKIVIIEDEPLASEKLERYLLKYSEKVEVLSILPSLELAIPWITAHQSKVDLFFMDVQLTDGLSFEIFSKIPVQKPVIFTTAFDEFAIDAFKVNSIDYLLKPIMFTDLSRALQKLKSFKEQFSNPLELAPVIQKLQEKKYKDRFLVRMGNHINSVQSNSINAFFAEGRDAYLITEKGKKYIIEYKLEALEKLLDPKLFFRVNRTFIVNINAITDVTVYANRRLKLVLSSKLDKEVIISREKVADFKKWFEGLA
- a CDS encoding Crp/Fnr family transcriptional regulator translates to MIRINPELATYVKKLYDAGKHDISEEEFGPKHRIIEQDRRYNKVYFITEGISKCYISDENGKEFIQEFLGEGMEFGELEVFSKKYTICSVEAITQLKVLSISHTRFNALLETDNHFNRLVMKALADKIRYKAPRHSYQHSYPIEDNIIRLKKIFPEFTEVISKKDISNYIGVTTRSLNRALKELKEKTNQP
- a CDS encoding MFS transporter, encoding MATRRNKITLSKQGMYTPKFILICLSSLFFSASYNMLIPELPSYLSSLGGAKYIGLIIALFTLTAGISRPFSGKLTDTIGRKPVMVFGAMVCLVCGCFYPILTTVYGFLLLRLFHGFSTGFTPTAASTFVSDVVPRERLGEAMGIQGIAFSTGLALGPALGSYIKLYFSYSVLFYSSSAMAFLALLLIINLKETLSQKQRFRLGLLKISKNDIIALEALPPAIITFLSYVGFGVILTLIPDWTEAVGFVNKGVFFIVFTISSLLARFIAGRLSDSYGRIKVIVVGLVLLLIALVLIGYLNTQSGLLIGASIYGLAMGIISPAINAWTIDLSLPEQKGKAMATMYIALEAGIGLGALCSGWYYQEMISRIPFIMYCCASLAFIGIGYIIVIKRNIITNY
- a CDS encoding cold-shock protein is translated as MAKSQQTYNKSEREKKRLKKKEEKQKKKEARKAEAKESGKTGIQFAYVDHNGNLTDTPPDPSQKMAVEAESITLGIPKKEEGDEEEFDPVRNGKVSFFDTSKGFGFIIDTENQEKYFCHVSGLIDEIAENDKVSFELERGMKGMNAVRVKKI
- a CDS encoding carbohydrate binding family 9 domain-containing protein; protein product: MKVLFCKAFVLFTFFTLHTVHSQQVQLQDSIKNRPEYRATELPQDFDIDGNVINDPIWQTVPAIENLIQLRPNYGQAVSEKTVIRMAYTNTTFYVSVICYDKDAKNIVVSDSRRDADLNDEDSFLFIIDTYNDRQNGFLFGTNAQGMEYDAQIDNEGKGSFNTNRQQGGVIGGTNLNWDATWKVRSQLGEYGWSAEFAIPFRSLRFAAGKDKTWGLNFRRNISKNTETAYWTSLPLGFDMKRLSLAGKLTGLNLRNPGNLKLIPYALTQVVNNSAVSPSETDTNFELGADIKYSVTPSLTLDLTYNTDFAQVEVDDQQVNLDRFNLFFPEKRAFFLENAGQFSVGSPGEVDLFFSRRIGIGDNGDLVPIIGGARLSGKVGQTNVGFLSMFTDDVDEAGIDQNNFSVARVNHDFQGTRSSLGGIFINRAGLGSMEDDYNRVYAMDGTWGIGNKAEVTGFVAKSTTPGIEDKDHAFKFLGNYNWNGWDLRAGYTEVGAGFNPEVGFLQRTAFKKPEFLILKAHRVKNMGNLLEIRPHVSYRGYWNFDDELITGFLHVDNHWEFKSGFEIHTGINFTTERVLESFNISDVTVPIGEYKNEELQFVLITNANNAFSMNLRTIIGGYFNGDRITNSGTANYRIGDRFNSSLTFSHSDIQLETGNLTALVGGLRLSYSFTPRMFVQSLIQRNNVSSITAVNARFGWLQNANTGLFVVFNIVKDDDDLDALNNQIFTVKYTHRFDILN